The Haloplanus sp. GDY1 genomic sequence GATCATCCCGACGTCCGTCTCGGTCAGTTCCATCGCGAGCAAGGTGGCCGACGAGGCGGGCGAGTGGGCGCGCGCGACACCCCACCAGATGGGGACGTCCCAGCCCGACCGGACCCGGGAGCAGACCCGGCGAACCCTGGCTGGGATCGGACGGAACCCGAACGTCGGCGGTGCGCTCGTCGTCGAACTCGGCACCGAGGACATCGACGCCGAGGGGCTGGCCGACGACATCGCGCGGGTCGACACCCCGGTCAGCACGCTCACCGTCCGCGAGGTCGGCGGGACGCGGGCGGCGCTCGACGAGGGCGTGAGCCTCGCGACGGCCCTCTACGACGAGGCGAAGGAGGCCCGCCGCGAGGAGGCGGACGTGAGCGAACTCGTCTTCGGCGTCGAGTGCGGGGGGAGCGACGCGACCAGCGGCATCGCGGCGAACCCGGCGGTCGGCCACGCCTGTGATCGCCTCGTCGAGGCCGGCGGGACGGCCTCGTTCAGCGAGACGCCGGAGTTCATCGGCGCCGAACACACGCTGGCCGAGCGCTGCACCGACGAGGAGACGCGCCGCCGACTGCTCGACCGGGTCGACCAGCGGGAGAGTCAGGCCGAACTCATGGGCGTCGACCTGCGGGGGGCCCAGCCCACGCCCGGCAACAAGGAGGGCGGCCTCACGACCATCGAGGAGAAGAGCCTCGGCGCCATCGTGAAGGGCGGCACCACCCCCGTCGAGGGGATGGTCGACTACGCCGAGCGCCTCCCGACGGGCGCCGGCCTCGTCCTGATGGACACGCCGGGGTACGACGTCGAGAGCGTGGTGGGGAAGGTGGCCGGCGGCGCACAGGTCGTCGCCTTCACCACCGGCCGCGGCAGCACGACCGGCAACCCCATCGCGCCCGTCATCAAGGTGACCGGCAACCCGAAGACCTGGGAGAAGATGTCGAGCAACATCGACGTGAACGCCAGCACCGTCGTCGACGGGCGGCCGATTTCGGAGGCCGGCGACCGCGTCTACGAGACGCTCGTCGCGGTGGCGAACGGCCGACGGACGGCCGCCGAGCAGCGACGCCTCGAGGAGTTCGCGATCAACGAGATCCAGCCCAACGAACTCGCGTCCGCGGAGGTGGACGTATGAAAGGCGAGAGCATCGACGGCGTCGTCCTGCGGATGGACGACGGCGACGACGTCGCGACGGCCCTCGAGGACCTCTCGGCCGGCCGGGAACTGACGGTCGACGGCGACACGATCACGCTCGCGGAGGACGTCCCGTTCGGCCACAAGGTCGCCCTCCGGTCCGTGGAGGCCGGGGCCGAGATCCACAAGTACGGCGAGGTGATCGGTGCCGCGAGTCGGCCCATCGAGCCCGGCGAGTGGGTCCACACGCACAACTGCGAGAGCACGCGCGGGCGTGGCGACAAGGCGGCCGCGGAGGGATCGGCGTGAGCGACGCCGCGTCCCCCGGAACCGCGGCCGTCGTCCGCGACGACGGGGCGGTCGGCGTCCGCAACCGAGTGCTCGTCCTCCCGTCGGTGATCTGCTCGCACGTCGTCGCCGAGCGCATCGCCGATCGGGTGCCGGGGGCCGTCGCCACGCCCCACGACCACGGCTGCGCACAGCTCGGGGCCGACATCGACCAGACAAAGCGGACCTTCTGCAGCCTCGCGACGAACCCGAACGTCGCGGGCACGCTCGTCGTGGGACTCGGGTGCGAGGGCGTCCAGAGCGACGACGTGGCCGCGGAACTGGACGACCGCGGGGTGCCGGTCCGCGAGGTGGCGATCCAGGACGTCGGCGGCACCGACGAGTGTATCGACACCGGGGCGACGCTGGCGCGCGAACTCGTCGAGGGGGGGTCGTCGACGCCCTCGGCGGGCGTCTCCCCCGCCGACCTCACCGTCGGCGTCGTCGTGGGCGCGCCACGGGAGTCGAACACCGAGGTCGCCGAACCGGTCGTGGGCGAGTTCGTCGACGAACTCGTCGACGCCGGCGGGCGGGCGATCCTCGCGGGCGTCGAGCGGTTCGTCGCCCACCCGGACGAGGCGCGGGCGCGGGCGACCCCCGCGGCGGCGGAGGGGATGGCGACGACCCTGGAGCGACACCGCGACCGCCCGGCGAAGGTGCGGCGGCTACAGCGGATGGCCGACGACACCCCCTTCGACGCGCTGACCGGCGCCATCGCCGACCGGCCGGTCGAGGAGGTCGTCGAGTACGGCGCCGAGGCGACCCTCTCGGAGGGGGTCGCGCTGCTCGACTCGCCGTCGGAGTTCGCCGAGGCGGCGACGGGGCTCGTCGCCGCCGGGGCGCAACTGATCGTCCACGTCACCGCCGACGGCGTGACGACGGGTCACCCGCTGGCGCCCGTCGTCAAGGTGAGCGGCGACGGGACGACCGTCGAGGCGCTGCCCGAGGACATCGACGTCGACGCGCGGTCGACCGGCGGCGCGGCCCTCCACGACCGCGTGCTGGCCGTGGCCGAGGGGGAGCGCTGCCGCGCCGAGGAACACGGCGTGACGGAGTTCGCGATCACCCGCGTCGGCCCGTCGATGTAGGCCCGCGGCCGTCGCCCGTCCGGCGTGGGCGGTGGTAACACAACAACTAAATCGCTGTTGGCACACCTGGCTGTATGTCACGCACGCCGCCAGCACTCGATCCGCTGTTCTCGCCGGAGTCGGTCGCCGTCGTCGGCGCGAGTCCGGACTCGTGGTACTCCTCGCGACTGCTCGACAACCTCCTCGACTACGGCTACGAGGGGACCGTCTACCCGGTCAACCCGAACCGCGACGAGGCGTGGGGCCGGCGCTGCTACGACGACGTCTCGTCGCTGCCCGAACGGGTCGACCTGGCCGTCGTCAGCGTACCGCGGGACTACGTGGTCGAGACGGTCGCCGAGGCCGGCCGCGAGGGCGTCCCCGCGGCGCTGGTCATCACGGCGGGCTTCGGCGAGGCCGACGAGCGCGGGGCGGAACTCGAAGCCGAACTCGCCGACGTGGCGGCGGAACACGACATCCGCCTCGCCGGCCCGAACTGCATCGGCCTCGCGAACGGCATCGACGGGACGGTCCTGACGAGCACCTGTTCGCGGAAGCCGGAGCCGGGACGGATCGGCCTCGTGAGCCAGTCCGGCGCCCTGGCGTTCACGACGTTCTTCGAGCGCGGCGCCGACGAGGACACCGACTTCGCGTACGTCGCCTCGACGGGCAACGAGGTCGACCTCTCGGTGACGGACTACGTGGCGTACATGGCCGACGACCCGGACGTCGACGTGATCTGTGCGTACATCGAGGGGATCGACGACCCGCACGCGTTCATGCGCGCCGCCGACGAGGCGGTCCGCTCGGGGACCCCCGTGCTGACCGTCAAGGTGGGCCAGTCGAGCGTGGCGGAGGCGGCGACGCTGTCGCACACGGGGTCGCTGACCGGGAGCGACGACGCCTGGAACGCCGCCTTCGAGCAGACGGGCGTCCAGCGGGTGCCGGACATCCCCGACCTGCTGTCCCGGGCGAGCGCCCACACCGAGTTCGAGCCGCCGTCGTCGGATCGGCTCTGCGTCGCCTCGACCAGCGGCGGCCTCGCGAGCCTGCTCGCGGACATGGCCGCGGAGCGCGACCTCTCGCTGCCCGACGTCGACGGCGACACCGAGGACCGACTGCTCGACATGGACGAACTCCTGACGTTCGGCGAGATGCACAACCCCGCGGACATCCGCGGCTACGGAGCGGACGCCCTCCCCGAGATCGCCGAGGTGCTGTTCGACGACGACGCCTTCGACGTCTACGTGTTCGCCGTCGCGCTCTCGGCCGTCGACGAGGACGCCGCGGACATCGCGGACGACCTGCTGACCGTGCGGGAGATGGCCGACGACCCCGTGCTCTTCCTCTGGACGGGGCGCACGGAGCCGGCGGACCTCGACGACCCGCAGCCGTACGAACGCGTCCGGGAGGAGGTGCCGCTGTACTACGATCCCTCGCGGTGTCTCGACGCCGTCGAGTCGCTGGCCGCGGCCGGCGAGGCGGCGCGGCGCGACGCGCCCTCGCGGGCGGCGCTCCGGGCCGAGGGCTCGGGGAACCGGGCGGGCGACCTGCCCGCGAACCGCGTCCTCACGTGGACCGAGGCCGAGTCGCTGCTCGACGCGTACGGCATCGACGCCGTCGAGACGCGGGTGGCGACGTCGCCGGACGAGGCCGTCGAGTACGCGGCGACGCTCGGCTACCCGGTCGTCATGAAGGTCGACTCCGTCGACGTCCCCCACCGCACCGACGCCGACGCCGTCCGGATCGGCCTCGACGACG encodes the following:
- a CDS encoding UxaA family hydrolase; this translates as MGETFSGFRRTDGRIGVRNHVAIIPTSVSVSSIASKVADEAGEWARATPHQMGTSQPDRTREQTRRTLAGIGRNPNVGGALVVELGTEDIDAEGLADDIARVDTPVSTLTVREVGGTRAALDEGVSLATALYDEAKEARREEADVSELVFGVECGGSDATSGIAANPAVGHACDRLVEAGGTASFSETPEFIGAEHTLAERCTDEETRRRLLDRVDQRESQAELMGVDLRGAQPTPGNKEGGLTTIEEKSLGAIVKGGTTPVEGMVDYAERLPTGAGLVLMDTPGYDVESVVGKVAGGAQVVAFTTGRGSTTGNPIAPVIKVTGNPKTWEKMSSNIDVNASTVVDGRPISEAGDRVYETLVAVANGRRTAAEQRRLEEFAINEIQPNELASAEVDV
- a CDS encoding UxaA family hydrolase, with amino-acid sequence MKGESIDGVVLRMDDGDDVATALEDLSAGRELTVDGDTITLAEDVPFGHKVALRSVEAGAEIHKYGEVIGAASRPIEPGEWVHTHNCESTRGRGDKAAAEGSA
- a CDS encoding UxaA family hydrolase, whose amino-acid sequence is MSDAASPGTAAVVRDDGAVGVRNRVLVLPSVICSHVVAERIADRVPGAVATPHDHGCAQLGADIDQTKRTFCSLATNPNVAGTLVVGLGCEGVQSDDVAAELDDRGVPVREVAIQDVGGTDECIDTGATLARELVEGGSSTPSAGVSPADLTVGVVVGAPRESNTEVAEPVVGEFVDELVDAGGRAILAGVERFVAHPDEARARATPAAAEGMATTLERHRDRPAKVRRLQRMADDTPFDALTGAIADRPVEEVVEYGAEATLSEGVALLDSPSEFAEAATGLVAAGAQLIVHVTADGVTTGHPLAPVVKVSGDGTTVEALPEDIDVDARSTGGAALHDRVLAVAEGERCRAEEHGVTEFAITRVGPSM
- a CDS encoding acetate--CoA ligase family protein, with protein sequence MSRTPPALDPLFSPESVAVVGASPDSWYSSRLLDNLLDYGYEGTVYPVNPNRDEAWGRRCYDDVSSLPERVDLAVVSVPRDYVVETVAEAGREGVPAALVITAGFGEADERGAELEAELADVAAEHDIRLAGPNCIGLANGIDGTVLTSTCSRKPEPGRIGLVSQSGALAFTTFFERGADEDTDFAYVASTGNEVDLSVTDYVAYMADDPDVDVICAYIEGIDDPHAFMRAADEAVRSGTPVLTVKVGQSSVAEAATLSHTGSLTGSDDAWNAAFEQTGVQRVPDIPDLLSRASAHTEFEPPSSDRLCVASTSGGLASLLADMAAERDLSLPDVDGDTEDRLLDMDELLTFGEMHNPADIRGYGADALPEIAEVLFDDDAFDVYVFAVALSAVDEDAADIADDLLTVREMADDPVLFLWTGRTEPADLDDPQPYERVREEVPLYYDPSRCLDAVESLAAAGEAARRDAPSRAALRAEGSGNRAGDLPANRVLTWTEAESLLDAYGIDAVETRVATSPDEAVEYAATLGYPVVMKVDSVDVPHRTDADAVRIGLDDEAAVREAYATIVENVADHDPAADVEGVLVQPQVDEGVEALVGVSEEPGFGSVVTVGAGGTLVEVLDDAAVRVPPLSAADARSAVASTALADLLDGHRGRGAADAEALVSLVQRVGRLAADVDDLSALDLNPVVVHEDGISVVDVLARTG